The following proteins are co-located in the Anas platyrhynchos isolate ZD024472 breed Pekin duck chromosome 1, IASCAAS_PekinDuck_T2T, whole genome shotgun sequence genome:
- the RPS16 gene encoding small ribosomal subunit protein uS9, with amino-acid sequence MPAKGPLQSVQVFGRKKTATAVAHCKRGNGLIKVNGRPLEMIEPRTLQYKLLEPVLLLGKERFAGVDIRVRVKGGGHVAQIYAIRQAISKALVAYYQKYVDEASKKEIKDILIQYDRTLLVADPRRCESKKFGGPGARARYQKSYR; translated from the exons ATGCCGGCCAAGGGGCCCCTGCAGAGCGTCCAGGTCTTCGGGAGGAAG AAAACAGCAACTGCTGTTGCCCACTGcaaaagaggaaatggcctcattAAGGTGAATGGAAGACCTCTGGAAATGATTGAGCCCAGAACTCTGCAGTATAAA CTGCTTGAACCTGTCCTGCTCCTGGGGAAGGAAAGATTTGCTGGTGTTGACATCAGAGTCCGTGTGAAAGGTGGTGGCCACGTAGCGCAAATCTACG CTATCCGTCAAGCTATTTCCAAAGCATTGGTGGCTTACTATCAAAAAT atGTTGATGAAGCTTCCAAGAAAGAGATCAAGGATATCCTAATCCAGTACGATAGGACTCTGCTGGTTGCAGATCCTCGCCGTTGTGAATCCAAGAAATTTGGAGGACCTGGAGCTCGTGCGCGCTACCAGAAGTCTTACCGTTAA